A genomic segment from Chitinophaga flava encodes:
- a CDS encoding sensor histidine kinase, producing the protein MKENRIRILYIDDEVHNLNAFKASFRRSYEIYTANSAQEGKQLLKEIMVHVIIADQKMPVSTGVEFFNEIKDTLPDPMRILLTGYTDVDDIIDAINKGHIFSYIKKPWDENELHKTINNAYEIYHTRRQLKEKITELEKTNDELNRFIYSTSHDLRSPLMSVLGIINLSRLDNSVVDPNGYVNMVESCVLKLDGFIQKIIEYYRNSRLEIEYERIDFTTLLNDCITAFQPQNTAIRFHTQVDQVAEFRGDTFRISVILNNLISNAVKYQKPDEAEPMVNLSVKVEPHKATISIRDNGIGILTEHLNNIFKMFFRSKNNNKPGSGIGLYIVKEALSKIGGTINVESKYGEGTQFEITIPNRNEFDT; encoded by the coding sequence ATGAAAGAAAACCGCATTAGAATACTGTATATCGATGATGAGGTCCATAATCTGAATGCATTTAAGGCCAGCTTTCGCAGAAGTTATGAGATATATACGGCCAATTCTGCGCAGGAAGGCAAACAGTTGCTGAAAGAGATCATGGTACATGTCATCATAGCGGACCAGAAAATGCCAGTATCTACCGGGGTGGAGTTCTTCAATGAAATAAAAGACACCCTTCCGGATCCCATGCGTATTCTGCTGACTGGCTATACTGATGTGGATGATATCATTGATGCCATTAACAAGGGGCATATTTTCTCCTATATCAAAAAACCCTGGGATGAAAATGAGCTGCATAAAACCATCAACAACGCATATGAAATCTATCATACCCGCAGGCAGCTGAAAGAAAAAATTACGGAACTGGAGAAAACCAATGATGAACTGAACCGGTTTATCTATTCCACCTCCCACGACCTGCGTTCCCCGCTGATGTCTGTATTGGGCATTATCAATCTCTCAAGGCTCGATAATTCAGTTGTAGACCCTAATGGCTACGTCAACATGGTAGAGTCCTGTGTACTGAAACTCGACGGCTTTATCCAGAAAATCATTGAGTACTACCGTAATTCCAGGCTGGAAATAGAATACGAAAGAATCGATTTCACCACCCTGCTCAATGACTGTATTACCGCCTTCCAACCACAGAATACCGCTATCCGGTTCCATACCCAGGTAGATCAGGTGGCCGAATTCAGGGGCGACACCTTCCGGATCAGCGTTATTTTAAACAATCTTATTTCCAACGCTGTTAAATACCAGAAGCCGGACGAAGCCGAGCCGATGGTCAATCTCTCTGTGAAAGTAGAGCCACACAAAGCCACCATCTCTATCCGGGACAATGGTATTGGTATCCTCACTGAGCATCTGAACAATATCTTTAAAATGTTTTTCCGCTCCAAAAACAACAACAAGCCTGGCAGCGGAATTGGTTTATACATTGTGAAAGAAGCCTTAAGTAAAATTGGCGGTACTATTAATGTAGAGTCCAAATACGGCGAAGGCACTCAATTTGAAATTACCATCCCCAACAGAAATGAATTCGATACCTGA